The Monodelphis domestica isolate mMonDom1 chromosome 5, mMonDom1.pri, whole genome shotgun sequence DNA segment CAACTTAAAATGCTCAACTTCAGTAGCATCTACCTGGGACTGTAAATGTTTTGATATATTCTTATTATTCACATACACAAAATTGCACAAGTTGTCCATTAATGTATAAAATACTGCTTTGGCAATTACAAACATAGCAATGTAGATCTTAAATGGTTTCTAGCCTTCTCTGTTAAGTAAACAAACATAAGTAGATTTTCATAGCAACACTGATTCATGTATAGAAAGTCCATCGCGGTTTCTGTAGTGTGCTGGAGGAGGTGCACCTGAATATTGATACTGGGGTGAGCCAACATCTTCCAAAGATGGTGAAGTTCTATACCGTATAGGACTATCTATTGAAACAGCTGGAAGGTTATAATCCTGAATGGCTACATGTTGAAAAACTGTCTGCTTTGGTAAATTGCTGAAGTGGCTTCTGTTAGCATCTCGGTTCCATGATTGTCCAAATGCTTCAGGCCTGTATGTGAAAGTAACTTCTGGCCATTTTCTATTTTCTGGCAAATAATCCACTGGAGGAATTATGAATTCACCACCCCTAGGAGACCTTGAATTGCCTGAATATGATCCTGGCGTACTGACATCAACAGGGAGGACTTCTATTCGATTAGATGGCAGCACAATAGGGGTGGGGCGGCTATAAGATTTCTCTGGAGAAAGGTCTATGGAATGATTGGAACCATATGGTCTTCTAGAAGGACTAATTtgagtcccatggccataatgaagAGGTATGAAATTAGGGTTAGCAGTACGGGTATGTTTTGGAGAACTTCCATGGTAAACAGGGGGATTGCTATAGGATGGCGGTAGCATTTTCATATGACCTATACCATCGACCTGGTGTGAATATCTAGGGGAATTTGATGGCTGCACATTAAAGGTAAAGTTATTTGATACTTTTAATGGACTAGAACTCTCAGAATACTTTTTCGGGCTATTTGAGTAAATTATATTACCTGGACTTTGAGAATGAGCTTTTTCTAATACTTCCTCAATGGAAGTCCCATTTTCATTTTCAGCTCCAGGTACATTGTCGTACTGGGAAGCATTGGACCCCCGCTTACCTTCATCACCATCTAAAATCTTAATCTTCTGCCTTACATTTAATGCTCGTGTCTCAACAGGACTTGGGGGTGTGCCTACAAGTGTGTGGTTTGGTGTTCTACCTTTGCCTTCAATCGTATATTTTGCTGTTTTTTCAATGGCTGACATATCTGAAGGTTTATTCCACTTTGGTACAAATTCCCTCTTCATATGTGAAGTAGCATTAGAATTTTGGTTAGCAGCTGCATTGTCATATTGCTTAGAATTGTTTTGTGTACTCAGTGGTTGTTTTCTTTGAGTTTCTATCTCACTCTTAATCTTTCCACTATCTTTTTCCACTGAGTCAAGTCTTTGTTGCTTTACAGAAGGAGCCTTTTCTGGTGCATTGACTGTACTTTGATGACGGGGTGAAATTTCTTGTCTTTTGGGAATTGCTCTCCTATCCATTTTTTTAGATGGGTGGCAGTTTGCCAAGCCAACATTACTCTGTCCGTTGATCAGGTGATAAACGATAGACTGAGGTTCAGGTGGAAGCTGCCCCAGAGGTTTCTTTGGATATTCATCCTCTTTAgctaacaggaaaaaaataaaataaaattaggcaATTCATACATTGTTAATAAAATGTTTACAACAtgtaaaaatctttctcttctgcTAATGAACAATACCAAGCATTTTCTCAGCAATATAAACATAAtgtacttttttccttttctaaaaaaaaaaaatcccaagtcaGATAGCCAATCCAACTTCATAACATCTCTCACTTTAATCAACTTCTCAATTTAGACAGTTATGAAATCTTGGAGAAAAATTTTCCTCTTCTCACTTCCAAGCCAAGACTGCCAAATTTAGAAGTCAAATGATGACTTAGAAAGGCTTCAAAATTATTTCAATCTGAATAGCTGCTTGTTATTGGAGAGAGAAATGTTAGGTATCACTTGTATTTCTGATCATGGGTTCCTGCTAGCTACTAAAAGTTGGTATCTTTTAGTAGAGAACCTTTGGTCGCACTGAGAGAGGAATTTTGGAACTAGGGAAGATCTGTAGGGCAAGTGTCAGAAAGGCAGGGGAAACTATCTTATATATTGTAATGAATTAAtagtaaaaaaatttaagttgtcTTACAAATTCTATAATTCTCTGCCTATATTTGGTGCCTTGATTTCAACCTTAAAAATCCTCCAAATAAGGATATTCAAAAATTATATGTAGAACATGAGTTGTGAAATCTGGGTACAAATGCTCTtatcattaaataaatttaatgttATAAGTTTACATTATATAAAGCACATCTTTCTGAAAAAGTACCGCTAATATCTTCTAACAAAATTTAACCTTATTTCTATACATAGAGGGCTAACTAATTTCAAATTTATAACAATCAGCATAccatatatagaaagaaaaaagtacaaaacAGAATCTATCAATTTCAATGGGGTTTAAGATCAAGTAGGAGACATAAAACTAAAATCCAAAATAATACATAATTAATACAAGAGAAATGGTACAAAGTGCTTGAGGAATTACTTCTCTACAGAAGGgttggaaagggaaagatggtATTtaatggggatgggggtgggaatgATACTTTCTTGAATAAAATAGGGCTTACTTAAAATGactgattttattatttatcttattccACTGATAAACTGATTAAAAAGCTAATCAGAGGAagtgctttatttaaaaaaaaaaactttatttctttgtatatttcaGTAGTTTTTTCATCATCTTATCAGCGCATAGTAAAATATTCCATGTAATAAGATAAAAAGACATAGTCCTCACTATTTAGGATCCATTTAATAATGTACTCTTTCACACAACAGCAAACATGAAAATTGTTTTGGATGGCTGAACTTAAATGCAtatacaattatttatttatttcttatttcaggTAATTTTCAAGGCAGTATAGAACTAGATTATAAATTAAACCTTCAGCAAATGTGGTTTTAAAATTATCTGCTGTAATATACCACACCTAATAAATGTCATCTTGAGAAAAATAACAGAAGTCATCTGCAAGTAATATATTATCTTGAAATATCTCTcatccattaaaaaaatcaatgattacATACTCATTTAAAGATGAATGTTAAGTTTTCTTAAAACATCATGATAATTTTATCATCTACACAGATAAGGTTTCTATGGAATGTAAAGcccaattttaaaaatgtacacaaaagaaactttaaaaaataaatgtataggaGCAACTAAGTAGCtctatggatagagagccaggcctggagataggagggcctaggttcaaatgtggcttctgacacttcttagctgtgtgaccctaggcaagtcactgtacCCCTTACTGATTTTCTactttagaactgatatttaatatcaatttttttaaaaggaaaagaaaaatgcataaaGAATAGTTTAAGTAGTATGAAGATACTCACATATCTCATATAGTTAAGTTTTacaaagctaaaaagaaaattcaaaaagttTTGCTAAATTAAATTTGTGAAATTCTTTCTGTAAATTCTTTTTTTGCACTCACTTTTGAACCTCAGAAAAACAATAGGAGTAGTAAGTTGATATATACTCTAGCCTGTTTATTTAAGTAATAAAAATGTTTGAGAATTGTTCAGCAATGTGTGAAAATCAGTTTCAGTTTAGCTTCTGTAGATAGTCAATATACAAGAAAACATAGAATAGTGAAATCAAAATATAgatcaggaaagagaaaaaattttaaagttatcaTTTAGGTTTCTCAATAGTCTTAACTAAGAAAGAGAGGgcaaaataaaagggaaaggatatagagagacaagagagaaaaaactctcaaaaaGGTTTCCTTTCATCTGAGAAATTTCCCTCAAATCTATAATGATTTACCAACTATCATTCTTTCCTATTGGGCAAACATTCTCGGTGCTCTTCAACTATTTGTTTTAGGTTTCCTGAGGaatcaaaaaatggaaatggtagacttttgaattttctttcagaACCCACTACTCAGCTGTTTTGCTGTTAATAGACATATTAATTTACATAGCTGGGTGAATCTGTGCTATTCTTAAACTGTTAGCTAATCTTTGGAATATTCTATAAGTAGATTGCTATGAAAATGGTATTACCAATAATAAGCAAAAGCAAGCACATAGAGAATGGTTAAATATTATTAGGTGATATGTGATGGTAGTAACAAAAGCTTTTGATCTTTTCATTTTAAGTTTTCTGAGTAGTCCTCTTTCAGTATTACATAATCATTATCTGGCTGCTTGTAGAGACCTATCAATTTTCTAATccgttaaaaaattaaaaaaaaaaaaactctctcaTGTTCAGTAGGTTCTGCCAAGGTTTAAAGACTGAGTATGGGCTTGTAGACATATAGCTGTGGTCCAAGAACCATCTATGCACAAATTGAGTCATCTCTAAAAGGATAGACATggaatgataatttttatttttttagtagcAGTCACTCATGAAAAAGTCATTACTCTGCTGGCAGGGATGGATTGCTATCTGTGAGTGAAAACTGTAtccaaacaaataaaattatggaGAATTTTTGTAGCCCTTAACAATAGTTATTATTTCTCAATCTTATATTCTTTCCTGATTTTAATCAAACAATAGATTAATGCAACTTGGCGATAAAGAGAGCACTCAGGTGGAGATGTTAGATTTATTTGGTACCCAATGATAACAGTAGAAACAACATATTGAAGTTATGTAAATGCAGATTTAggtttaatgtttaaaaaaataatctaaactCACAAATTTCCTAACAAAACTATCTAAAAGTGGGAGAGGTCGTCCTTAAAGGTACTGgtattcctcctctccctcccttctagaATTCTGCCAACAAAAGGCATGTGACCACTTGGGAAGGGGACTGTAAAGGGGGTAGCTACTGAGGGATGGGCTGCTCTAGACTTTTAAAGTGATATAATTCAACATTCTGTGACTATGAAGTCAAAACCAGAAATAGTTCTGGGCTGAAGCTACCTGTTCACCTCAAAAAGTACTCACTGGTTGAGGTTTCTCAATAAATTCAGGAAACATCTTCAAATACTTCCAACCTGGCTGTACATACTTAAATGTCACTTTTTACTATAGTCAATCtgccatttttaaaaactaaaaatattaaaaataaaagcaaaaaggaagTGTTTAAAAGGTTAGTTCTCTTTAAGCAAAAGCATAGCACTCACAAATGgctctcttttcttaaaaaaagattttgctaACTGAATCTTTGCCTTAggaccttttattttatttactgggAATGATCTGTTTTTATGGACCTATTGCATTTTCAGTGTCAGCATCAAAATGAAACAAACTTCAGTGAttggaatttgttttcttttattatattctttacaGGGAACAGCTTATATGAATACCAGCAACAGGACCCTTAGGGTGCAAATGTTTTCAACAGGTGAAgatagaaaacaataaaatgtattttacttcagaaaaaaaattttcaaagttttCCAAAATGGCCTCAAGTAAATTTTATAGAAATTAAGTACTTCACAAAACATGTAAAGtatttaaatgcttatatcaTGTGCCAGGTTAGTGCTAATAGATTTTAAAGCTAgtccttttttatttataatattcaaACCAATATACTTTCATTGTAACAAtattatgaaatgaaaatgaaataattaggaAATCTGTGAAAAATAGATCTATTGAAAGCACCTAAGTAAAATCAAACCAGCAACATACTTCCAGAAAATTTCAACTCATTCCTGACTATAAAATTAAGGCTTTTGAAATAATTGTCTTAATAGAACTTAAGGAATTTGACATCTGGAAATCACCTTAATAGCTCTGTGAAAATAGGACGAGTAACTCCAATCAGATATACTTAATTTCAAAACCATGTCCTACTTCCCCAAAGCaccaaaatataattattaaagcaAATAAAAGCACATATTTTTCTCCAGTGTTTGACATTTCCAATAGGTTTACAAAAGGCTGAAGGAAGAATGCTTGAAAAAAAGACTGGTTAGATGTAGAAAACCATAACCTATCATAAAAGCATCTAGTACAGCCTATCAATGCtttatacatagtaggtactcaataaatatttaaattaatagatGCCCTAGATGTTTTAGACTATTAGTT contains these protein-coding regions:
- the USP6NL gene encoding USP6 N-terminal-like protein isoform X1 is translated as MPLALIGAAYAGLSLYRLYCPTAELPTTELDSEQDAALKLAQERAEIVAKYDRGREGAEIEPWEDADYLVYKVTDRFGFLHEEELPYHNAAVERQKHLEIERSTKWLKMLKSWEKYKNTEKFHRRIYKGIPLQLRGEVWSLLLEIPKMKEETSDLYNKLKHRARGCSPDIRQIDLDVNRTYRDHIMFRDRYGVKQQSLFHVLAAYSIYNTEVGYCQGMSQITALLLMYMNEEDAFWALVKLLSGPKYAMHGFFVQGFPKLLRFQEHHEKILKKFLSKLKQHLDSQEIYTSFYTMKWFFQCFLDRTPFTLNLRIWDIYIFEGERVLTAMSYTILKLHRKHLMKLSMEELVEFLQETLAKDFFFEDDFVIEQLQNSMLELKRAKLDLPEPAKEDEYPKKPLGQLPPEPQSIVYHLINGQSNVGLANCHPSKKMDRRAIPKRQEISPRHQSTVNAPEKAPSVKQQRLDSVEKDSGKIKSEIETQRKQPLSTQNNSKQYDNAAANQNSNATSHMKREFVPKWNKPSDMSAIEKTAKYTIEGKGRTPNHTLVGTPPSPVETRALNVRQKIKILDGDEGKRGSNASQYDNVPGAENENGTSIEEVLEKAHSQSPGNIIYSNSPKKYSESSSPLKVSNNFTFNVQPSNSPRYSHQVDGIGHMKMLPPSYSNPPVYHGSSPKHTRTANPNFIPLHYGHGTQISPSRRPYGSNHSIDLSPEKSYSRPTPIVLPSNRIEVLPVDVSTPGSYSGNSRSPRGGEFIIPPVDYLPENRKWPEVTFTYRPEAFGQSWNRDANRSHFSNLPKQTVFQHVAIQDYNLPAVSIDSPIRYRTSPSLEDVGSPQYQYSGAPPPAHYRNRDGLSIHESVLL
- the USP6NL gene encoding USP6 N-terminal-like protein isoform X2, which encodes MNSEQDAALKLAQERAEIVAKYDRGREGAEIEPWEDADYLVYKVTDRFGFLHEEELPYHNAAVERQKHLEIERSTKWLKMLKSWEKYKNTEKFHRRIYKGIPLQLRGEVWSLLLEIPKMKEETSDLYNKLKHRARGCSPDIRQIDLDVNRTYRDHIMFRDRYGVKQQSLFHVLAAYSIYNTEVGYCQGMSQITALLLMYMNEEDAFWALVKLLSGPKYAMHGFFVQGFPKLLRFQEHHEKILKKFLSKLKQHLDSQEIYTSFYTMKWFFQCFLDRTPFTLNLRIWDIYIFEGERVLTAMSYTILKLHRKHLMKLSMEELVEFLQETLAKDFFFEDDFVIEQLQNSMLELKRAKLDLPEPAKEDEYPKKPLGQLPPEPQSIVYHLINGQSNVGLANCHPSKKMDRRAIPKRQEISPRHQSTVNAPEKAPSVKQQRLDSVEKDSGKIKSEIETQRKQPLSTQNNSKQYDNAAANQNSNATSHMKREFVPKWNKPSDMSAIEKTAKYTIEGKGRTPNHTLVGTPPSPVETRALNVRQKIKILDGDEGKRGSNASQYDNVPGAENENGTSIEEVLEKAHSQSPGNIIYSNSPKKYSESSSPLKVSNNFTFNVQPSNSPRYSHQVDGIGHMKMLPPSYSNPPVYHGSSPKHTRTANPNFIPLHYGHGTQISPSRRPYGSNHSIDLSPEKSYSRPTPIVLPSNRIEVLPVDVSTPGSYSGNSRSPRGGEFIIPPVDYLPENRKWPEVTFTYRPEAFGQSWNRDANRSHFSNLPKQTVFQHVAIQDYNLPAVSIDSPIRYRTSPSLEDVGSPQYQYSGAPPPAHYRNRDGLSIHESVLL
- the USP6NL gene encoding USP6 N-terminal-like protein isoform X3; the encoded protein is MLKSWEKYKNTEKFHRRIYKGIPLQLRGEVWSLLLEIPKMKEETSDLYNKLKHRARGCSPDIRQIDLDVNRTYRDHIMFRDRYGVKQQSLFHVLAAYSIYNTEVGYCQGMSQITALLLMYMNEEDAFWALVKLLSGPKYAMHGFFVQGFPKLLRFQEHHEKILKKFLSKLKQHLDSQEIYTSFYTMKWFFQCFLDRTPFTLNLRIWDIYIFEGERVLTAMSYTILKLHRKHLMKLSMEELVEFLQETLAKDFFFEDDFVIEQLQNSMLELKRAKLDLPEPAKEDEYPKKPLGQLPPEPQSIVYHLINGQSNVGLANCHPSKKMDRRAIPKRQEISPRHQSTVNAPEKAPSVKQQRLDSVEKDSGKIKSEIETQRKQPLSTQNNSKQYDNAAANQNSNATSHMKREFVPKWNKPSDMSAIEKTAKYTIEGKGRTPNHTLVGTPPSPVETRALNVRQKIKILDGDEGKRGSNASQYDNVPGAENENGTSIEEVLEKAHSQSPGNIIYSNSPKKYSESSSPLKVSNNFTFNVQPSNSPRYSHQVDGIGHMKMLPPSYSNPPVYHGSSPKHTRTANPNFIPLHYGHGTQISPSRRPYGSNHSIDLSPEKSYSRPTPIVLPSNRIEVLPVDVSTPGSYSGNSRSPRGGEFIIPPVDYLPENRKWPEVTFTYRPEAFGQSWNRDANRSHFSNLPKQTVFQHVAIQDYNLPAVSIDSPIRYRTSPSLEDVGSPQYQYSGAPPPAHYRNRDGLSIHESVLL